The proteins below come from a single Dehalococcoidia bacterium genomic window:
- a CDS encoding enoyl-CoA hydratase-related protein, with the protein MPDVLHEVRERGIGWITLNRPEALNALSTEMQAELAQVIADAARDPAVRVLVLTGAGRGFCSGGDVRSQVQRRQLSPEAAERAAAFAAAGAPLPANLEANVLDLQARQVAVSLALHTLPKPVIAAVNGAAAGAGMSIALACDIRIASDRARFTTAFRNVGLSGDYGGSYFLTRLAGDGVARELYFTGRAIDADEALRSGIVNRVVEHNALEAETMALARTIADGPVGVYARMKRNLNLAAHADLRTVLESEALNMTLSGITPDAREAGRAFVEKRKPQFS; encoded by the coding sequence ATGCCCGACGTGCTGCACGAGGTCCGCGAACGCGGCATCGGCTGGATCACGCTCAATCGCCCGGAGGCGCTCAATGCGCTCAGCACCGAGATGCAGGCAGAGCTGGCGCAGGTGATCGCCGACGCGGCGCGCGACCCGGCGGTACGCGTGCTCGTGCTCACCGGCGCGGGGCGCGGCTTCTGCTCCGGCGGCGATGTGCGCAGCCAGGTGCAGCGCCGGCAGCTCTCGCCCGAAGCCGCCGAACGGGCCGCGGCGTTCGCCGCGGCCGGGGCGCCGCTGCCGGCCAACCTCGAAGCGAACGTGCTGGACCTGCAGGCGCGCCAGGTCGCCGTCTCGCTGGCGCTGCACACCTTGCCGAAGCCGGTGATCGCCGCCGTCAACGGCGCGGCCGCGGGCGCCGGCATGAGCATCGCCCTCGCCTGCGACATCCGCATCGCCTCGGACCGGGCGCGCTTCACCACCGCCTTCCGCAACGTCGGCCTCTCCGGCGACTACGGCGGCTCGTACTTCCTCACCCGCCTCGCGGGCGACGGCGTGGCGCGCGAGCTGTACTTCACCGGCCGCGCGATCGATGCGGACGAGGCGCTGCGCAGCGGTATCGTCAACCGCGTGGTGGAGCACAACGCCCTGGAAGCGGAGACGATGGCGCTGGCCCGCACGATCGCCGACGGCCCCGTGGGCGTCTACGCGCGCATGAAGCGCAACTTGAACCTCGCCGCGCATGCTGACCTGCGCACCGTGCTGGAGAGCGAGGCGCTCAACATGACCCTCTCCGGCATCACGCCGGACGCGCGCGAGGCCGGCCGCGCCTTCGTGGAGAAGCGCAAACCGCAGTTCAGTTGA
- a CDS encoding CehA/McbA family metallohydrolase, translating to MRIDMHVHTTAGSADSALKASRLTEHAREAGLDAVAVTEHFRVWDAFEAQQARAEDGLPILRGVEWNTDHGHVLVFGLDRYDTGVRRLEDVRKLVTAAGGFTIIAHPFRHFFDPPPARRWLAGEGPATMSAAQCARLPVFALVDEIEVWNGNCTARENAFAAEVAALLGRRGTGGSDAHYGEDLGRCRTVFEREIDCEAALISELRAGRFQAFGPSA from the coding sequence CTCACTGAACACGCTCGCGAGGCCGGGCTGGACGCCGTGGCCGTCACCGAGCACTTCCGTGTGTGGGACGCCTTCGAGGCGCAGCAGGCGCGGGCCGAGGATGGCCTGCCCATCCTGCGCGGCGTCGAATGGAACACGGACCACGGCCATGTGCTCGTCTTCGGCCTCGACCGCTACGACACCGGCGTGCGCCGGCTGGAGGACGTACGCAAGCTGGTAACCGCGGCCGGCGGCTTCACGATCATCGCGCATCCCTTCCGCCACTTCTTCGACCCGCCGCCGGCGCGGCGCTGGCTGGCCGGCGAAGGCCCGGCGACGATGAGCGCGGCGCAGTGCGCCCGGCTGCCCGTCTTCGCGCTAGTGGACGAGATCGAGGTCTGGAACGGCAACTGCACGGCGCGGGAGAACGCCTTCGCCGCCGAGGTCGCGGCGCTGCTGGGCAGGCGCGGCACCGGCGGCAGCGACGCCCACTACGGCGAAGACCTGGGCCGCTGCCGCACCGTCTTCGAGCGCGAGATCGACTGTGAGGCCGCGCTGATCAGCGAGCTGCGCGCCGGCCGCTTCCAGGCGTTCGGCCCGTCTGCCTGA